Proteins encoded in a region of the uncultured Paludibaculum sp. genome:
- a CDS encoding ABC transporter permease subunit, which yields MAQPSTIRRPIARQWQLGLGVGAWTLVVVVWFVLTRGDLLPPLALPDPAGVVTAMVRLWTEYDLLGNVFQSWWRIAQAFGWCVVVAIPLGLIMGSFPWVYHFVNPVAAPMRSMPITAFLPAFIALFGMDEGMKVGFLFFGMFFYLLSLVVEEVNKVDNALLETAYTLGASVPQAVWLLFRASFPAIFGSFRILYDIGWTYVILAEMVNSRRGVGYMVEAARKVLDFERVYAGIIAIGVAAFLFRWLLTVLESRLFPWQQPALRQAAPPVPTGHATKE from the coding sequence ATGGCACAACCATCCACCATCCGCAGGCCCATTGCGAGGCAATGGCAGTTGGGGCTTGGTGTGGGTGCGTGGACGCTCGTGGTGGTCGTGTGGTTTGTGCTGACGCGGGGCGACCTGCTGCCGCCTCTGGCACTACCCGATCCGGCCGGAGTGGTGACGGCGATGGTCCGCCTCTGGACCGAGTATGACCTGCTCGGCAATGTCTTTCAGAGCTGGTGGCGCATCGCCCAGGCCTTCGGATGGTGTGTCGTGGTCGCCATTCCCCTGGGTCTGATCATGGGCAGCTTCCCCTGGGTTTACCACTTCGTCAACCCCGTAGCGGCACCCATGCGGTCCATGCCCATCACGGCGTTCCTGCCCGCGTTCATCGCGCTGTTTGGCATGGACGAGGGCATGAAGGTCGGATTCCTCTTCTTTGGCATGTTCTTCTACCTGTTGTCGCTCGTGGTGGAAGAGGTAAATAAGGTCGACAACGCCCTGCTGGAAACGGCCTATACGTTGGGCGCCAGCGTGCCCCAGGCGGTGTGGCTCCTGTTCCGGGCCTCCTTCCCTGCCATCTTCGGTTCGTTCCGGATCCTCTACGACATCGGCTGGACCTACGTGATCCTGGCCGAGATGGTGAATTCCCGGCGCGGCGTCGGCTACATGGTAGAGGCCGCGCGCAAAGTTCTGGACTTTGAGAGAGTCTACGCCGGCATCATCGCCATAGGCGTGGCGGCGTTTCTGTTTCGATGGCTGCTGACGGTTCTCGAGAGCCGCCTCTTCCCCTGGCAGCAACCGGCCCTGCGGCAAGCGGCGCCGCCCGTCCCCACTGGTCATGCAACAAAAGAATAA
- a CDS encoding ABC transporter ATP-binding protein: MQQKNKIALRNVSRVFTSAMGEKIEALRDVNLEVEDEFAPDGRDIGEFRVLLGPSGCGKSTILRLIAGLDFPTSGEVLMNGARVTGPGSDRGMVFQKYTSFAWLTVAGNIEYGLSIKGTPPAERKEIVGHLIEAVGLRGFENAYPHTLSGGMQQRVAIARSLAVRPQVLLMDEPFGALDAQTRNEMQDLLLRIWDETAATVLFVTHDVAEAVFLADRMYIVSSRPGTIAEEIPVPFGRPRDQSLKERPEFQEVEAHALARLRRAGGAGQVRVSV; encoded by the coding sequence ATGCAACAAAAGAATAAGATCGCTCTCCGCAACGTTTCGCGCGTCTTCACCAGTGCCATGGGGGAGAAGATCGAGGCCTTGCGCGACGTCAATCTCGAGGTGGAAGACGAATTTGCACCCGATGGCCGGGATATCGGTGAATTCCGGGTCTTGCTGGGGCCGTCCGGCTGTGGAAAGTCGACCATCCTAAGGCTGATTGCGGGACTGGATTTCCCCACCTCCGGCGAGGTCCTGATGAATGGAGCGCGCGTCACCGGCCCTGGCTCCGATCGCGGCATGGTGTTCCAGAAATACACGTCCTTTGCCTGGCTCACGGTGGCAGGCAACATCGAATACGGGCTTTCGATCAAGGGGACTCCTCCAGCCGAGCGCAAGGAGATCGTGGGCCATCTCATCGAGGCCGTGGGCCTGAGGGGGTTCGAAAACGCCTATCCCCACACGCTCTCGGGTGGCATGCAGCAGAGGGTGGCGATTGCCCGGTCGTTGGCCGTGCGGCCCCAGGTGTTGTTGATGGACGAGCCCTTTGGCGCACTGGACGCTCAAACCCGCAACGAAATGCAGGACCTCCTGCTGCGCATCTGGGACGAGACTGCGGCCACGGTTCTATTCGTGACGCACGACGTGGCCGAGGCGGTTTTCCTGGCCGATCGCATGTACATCGTCAGCTCTCGTCCCGGGACGATTGCCGAGGAGATCCCGGTGCCGTTCGGACGGCCCAGGGATCAAAGCCTGAAGGAGCGGCCTGAGTTTCAGGAAGTGGAGGCGCATGCCCTGGCGCGCCTGCGCCGGGCCGGTGGCGCGGGTCAGGTGCGCGTCAGCGTCTGA